Sequence from the Janthinobacterium lividum genome:
GGCAGATCGTCACCGCCTGGCAGGCGCGCATCCGCTGCGTGTCGCGCGAGCATGCCTATGCGATTTTCATCCTGGAATTCCCCCAGCCCGTGCCTGCCCGCTTCCAACCCTCTTCCCCCGCAAGGTGACGCATGCAACTGCCCGTCTACACCCATCCGACCCTGACCGTATTGATCGACGACAGCGATTCCTTCCTGAAAAGCCTGGCGTTCCAGCTCGATCCCGGCTTGGCGCGCAAGACCTTCCACGACACCAGCAGCGCCCTGCACTGGTTGCGCCAGAGCGCGCAGCCGGGCGAAACGCCGCTGCACGTCAACTTCGACACGCAAAACCTGCCGCCCGACCAGTGCAACGTGGCGCTCGACATCGAACGCATCTGGCGCATCAGCGGCCAGGCGCAGCGCTTTGCCGTGCCCTCCGTGCTGGTGGTCGATTATTCGATGCCGCAGATGAATGGTCTGGAATTTTGCCAGGCCGTGCGCGACTTGCCGTGCAAGAAGATTCTATTTACGGGCGCGGCCGATGAAAAAGTGGCCGTGACGGCCTTCAACCGGGGCTTGATCGACCGCTACATCAAGAAGAGCGACGACGATGCGCTCGACATCCTGGAACAGGAAATCGTTGCCCTGCAGCGCGAATTCTTCCTGCAGCAATCGGAAACCGTGCGCGACTTGCTGATGCTGCA
This genomic interval carries:
- a CDS encoding response regulator — its product is MQLPVYTHPTLTVLIDDSDSFLKSLAFQLDPGLARKTFHDTSSALHWLRQSAQPGETPLHVNFDTQNLPPDQCNVALDIERIWRISGQAQRFAVPSVLVVDYSMPQMNGLEFCQAVRDLPCKKILFTGAADEKVAVTAFNRGLIDRYIKKSDDDALDILEQEIVALQREFFLQQSETVRDLLMLHDYSFLQDEALAAVVHELCQRHGFVEYYIFPNPSGILFFTREGHAKLMIIETERSLHTQYEMARDSDAPESLLLALLEMRVIPYFSDADSDGMYAAQIGENWFRYCAAPTICLGRMTYFWALFDVPAHQLGQPVMSYAQFLRAGAGDSVSA